In Alicyclobacillus macrosporangiidus CPP55, a single window of DNA contains:
- a CDS encoding DUF5348 domain-containing protein — MTRRTAKRGTLRYDRQWDRFSVQCGDDSVSLHCGEVIGLRIGRQFVWGRLEMDMAGSWCIIFPGSTDGKSTVLTLRKAATYDAKIYV, encoded by the coding sequence ATGACCAGGCGAACTGCAAAGCGCGGCACCCTGCGTTACGACAGACAGTGGGACCGGTTCTCGGTTCAGTGTGGGGACGACTCCGTGTCTTTGCACTGTGGAGAAGTGATTGGTTTGCGAATAGGCAGGCAGTTTGTGTGGGGACGGCTGGAGATGGACATGGCAGGCAGTTGGTGCATCATCTTTCCCGGGTCGACGGATGGAAAATCAACGGTGCTCACGTTAAGAAAAGCGGCAACCTACGACGCCAAGATCTATGTGTAA
- a CDS encoding ExeA family protein: protein MFESFYEFRHTPFARNIPAGELYTSPSLEDTLGRLSYAAQRQLFCVVTGDCGTGKTTTIRRFAETLDSAKYQVLYLSDSKLTPRHFYKGLLEQLGCESKFYRGDAKRQLHREIELMRGIHHVQPVCVVDEAHLLDREMLEEVRFLLNFRMDAQSPMALILVGQSELWERLNLQAYAAIRQRIDIQCKLPYYDRAEVGEYIRRHLAYAGAEHDIFSDKAIDEVYRFSSGAARMINKVCTHCLMYGAQTKHRIIDDHIVNLVIQGELT from the coding sequence ATGTTTGAGTCATTCTACGAGTTTAGGCACACCCCGTTCGCCAGAAACATTCCGGCCGGAGAGCTCTACACATCGCCATCGTTGGAGGACACGCTGGGGCGGCTTTCCTACGCGGCGCAGCGGCAACTGTTCTGTGTCGTCACCGGGGACTGCGGAACGGGAAAGACCACGACCATTCGCCGTTTTGCGGAGACACTGGATAGTGCCAAGTACCAGGTCCTCTACCTGTCAGACTCGAAACTCACGCCTCGCCACTTCTACAAAGGACTGTTAGAGCAGCTCGGGTGTGAGTCCAAGTTCTACCGCGGCGACGCAAAGCGACAGTTGCATCGCGAGATAGAACTCATGCGCGGCATTCACCACGTGCAGCCCGTTTGCGTCGTAGACGAAGCTCATCTTCTCGACCGAGAGATGTTGGAGGAGGTGCGCTTCCTGCTCAACTTCCGCATGGATGCGCAAAGCCCCATGGCGCTCATCCTGGTCGGGCAGAGCGAACTCTGGGAGCGTCTAAACCTCCAGGCGTACGCCGCCATCCGCCAACGAATCGACATACAGTGCAAGCTTCCGTATTACGACCGGGCAGAGGTCGGTGAGTACATCCGACGTCACCTGGCCTATGCCGGGGCCGAGCACGATATTTTCTCGGACAAGGCCATCGATGAGGTTTATCGATTCTCCAGTGGCGCAGCACGCATGATCAACAAGGTGTGCACGCACTGCCTCATGTACGGTGCCCAGACGAAGCACCGGATCATTGATGATCACATCGTGAATCTGGTCATACAGGGGGAGTTGACATGA
- the istB gene encoding IS21-like element helper ATPase IstB, with the protein MSDDVHAAMVEIYCKELKMPGLRKAYAALAREAGVQNHSPVQYLAACLAEEMESRKASRLQTYTGQARFPAHKTLQEFDFAAIPALQKQRIVHLAGGDFIRAKENVICMGASGTGKTHIAIAIGLAAISAGYRVRFITVMQLVQELLQAESEYRLPRYLRTWDKYDLVCLDELGYVSLTQGGPLLFQFCAERYEKGSILITTNLEFAKWTDVFHDATLTTALLDRLTHHSHILLFEGESYRFRESQRRAAAEL; encoded by the coding sequence ATGTCTGACGATGTACACGCAGCCATGGTGGAGATCTACTGCAAGGAGTTGAAGATGCCGGGTTTGCGCAAGGCTTACGCGGCGCTGGCGAGGGAGGCGGGGGTGCAGAACCACTCCCCCGTCCAGTACCTTGCCGCCTGCCTCGCCGAGGAGATGGAGTCACGGAAAGCCAGTCGGCTGCAGACGTACACGGGGCAGGCACGGTTCCCTGCCCACAAGACCCTGCAGGAGTTCGATTTCGCCGCGATTCCGGCGCTGCAGAAGCAGCGGATTGTACACCTAGCGGGGGGAGACTTCATTCGAGCGAAGGAAAACGTGATATGTATGGGGGCCAGTGGAACGGGCAAAACACACATCGCGATAGCCATCGGGCTGGCCGCCATCTCAGCGGGCTACAGAGTGCGGTTCATCACCGTCATGCAGCTGGTCCAGGAGCTCTTACAGGCAGAGTCAGAGTACCGACTGCCCAGATACCTTCGGACGTGGGACAAGTACGACCTGGTCTGCTTGGACGAGTTAGGGTATGTATCCTTAACTCAAGGTGGGCCACTACTGTTCCAATTCTGTGCGGAGCGGTACGAGAAGGGCAGCATCCTCATCACGACGAACCTGGAGTTCGCGAAATGGACGGACGTGTTCCACGACGCGACGCTGACGACAGCCCTCCTCGACCGACTGACCCACCACTCCCACATCCTGCTGTTTGAAGGCGAATCCTACAGGTTCCGAGAGAGCCAAAGACGAGCGGCAGCCGAGCTGTGA
- the istA gene encoding IS21 family transposase: protein MVDKEYIRKRYYVDGWSIRKISRQCQVSRQTVRKILADADIPKYRLTKPRSRPAMERWIPVIESWLKEEEKAGAPKKQRYVSSRIYDRLQEEYGKEFTAAESTVRYWVSRLRKRRQEVYIPLTSDAGELAQADFGRVVVKINGKKTEISLFVMRLRYSGVIFACAFSTEKIEAFLEGHRRAFEWFGGVPRSVRYDNPKTAVTKILVGPAREEHVLLSNLRAHYLFDSEFCRPGEPHEKGSVENGVGYVRRHTCVPVPDVADLDALNDLILQWCEKERGKRWSAWEQERAGLRALPERPHRCATTRPVTVNKLCLVSFDHNRYSVPSMYVGKTLLLRVYAERIEVLDRERVVASHPRSHERQQTIMDLGHYLPVLAYKPHAATHAAVVRQLPEVYQRIRVRMANSRPDGYKDFVAILMLHQVWPAKDILQAIEEIGPDVVTADQIKRHLLHTSPESAGTVPGSLQMYRLAQPNPSRYDALTKGVVH from the coding sequence ATGGTCGACAAGGAGTATATCAGAAAGCGGTACTATGTGGACGGGTGGTCGATACGTAAAATCAGCCGGCAATGCCAAGTGTCGCGACAAACAGTACGCAAGATACTGGCCGACGCTGATATCCCCAAGTATCGATTGACCAAACCCCGCTCCCGCCCAGCGATGGAACGATGGATCCCCGTCATCGAGTCCTGGCTTAAGGAGGAGGAGAAGGCGGGAGCCCCCAAGAAACAGCGGTATGTGTCCTCAAGAATTTACGATCGGCTGCAGGAGGAGTACGGCAAGGAGTTCACCGCGGCTGAATCCACCGTCCGGTACTGGGTAAGCAGGCTGAGGAAACGCAGGCAGGAGGTGTATATCCCGCTGACTTCTGACGCCGGTGAGCTGGCACAGGCCGACTTTGGGCGAGTCGTTGTGAAGATAAACGGCAAGAAGACGGAGATCAGCCTGTTCGTCATGCGGTTGCGGTACAGCGGCGTCATCTTTGCCTGTGCCTTCTCTACGGAGAAGATCGAAGCGTTCCTTGAGGGTCACCGCCGCGCGTTCGAATGGTTCGGCGGCGTGCCGCGCAGTGTTCGCTACGACAACCCCAAGACCGCGGTCACCAAGATCCTGGTTGGCCCCGCCCGCGAGGAGCACGTGCTGCTGTCCAACCTGCGTGCTCACTACCTGTTCGACAGCGAATTCTGCCGCCCCGGTGAACCACACGAAAAAGGCAGCGTAGAAAACGGCGTGGGTTACGTCCGCCGTCATACGTGTGTTCCCGTTCCTGACGTAGCCGACCTGGATGCCCTGAACGACCTGATTCTTCAGTGGTGCGAGAAAGAGCGTGGCAAACGGTGGTCCGCTTGGGAGCAAGAGCGGGCGGGGCTGCGTGCGCTGCCGGAGCGCCCTCACCGTTGCGCCACCACACGGCCCGTCACGGTGAACAAGCTGTGTCTCGTCAGCTTTGACCACAACCGCTACTCCGTCCCCAGCATGTACGTGGGCAAGACGCTGCTGCTGAGGGTGTATGCCGAGCGGATTGAGGTGCTCGACAGGGAACGGGTGGTGGCCAGCCACCCCAGGAGCCACGAGCGTCAGCAGACCATCATGGACCTCGGACACTATCTGCCGGTTTTGGCTTACAAACCACATGCCGCCACGCACGCGGCGGTCGTCCGGCAGTTACCAGAGGTGTACCAACGCATCCGGGTCCGGATGGCGAACAGCAGACCGGATGGATACAAGGACTTCGTAGCCATCCTCATGCTGCACCAAGTCTGGCCGGCGAAGGACATTCTGCAGGCCATTGAGGAAATCGGGCCGGATGTCGTCACAGCTGACCAGATCAAGCGGCATCTTCTTCACACCTCACCGGAATCTGCGGGAACCGTGCCAGGCAGTCTGCAAATGTATCGCCTCGCGCAGCCCAATCCGTCCAGATACGACGCACTGACGAAGGGGGTGGTTCACTGA